In a genomic window of Hippoglossus stenolepis isolate QCI-W04-F060 chromosome 15, HSTE1.2, whole genome shotgun sequence:
- the LOC118121976 gene encoding cytokine receptor common subunit gamma-like → MILFVLHTMATRLLLLLCLSGHVFSKEPPDVDCWVIHLEHVNCSWNKQGTPDVNYTFYSWFQSDKKNCTTYVSENSMNTGCIQPYDELLTRRFLTFHTRLSHGNKTCEKEHQLKQRVLLYPPINLTVKNGSDYNLWFYWNQTAAHCAASEVRFRVNDKNWENSLVSIGTQKYCINLPSSSSRYELQVKSRVGKDCGESSNWSSWSEPAVWGSNNSIDTNADVSTWTPLLYVVAAVVLILFVVMLVPNERLRIIPIPVIPKPSLVLYDIEDWPQFSKGLKGNLSYNEHACPVREYCHVSESDSDSSDGSTCSVTTDQTDCSVSIAVNNADDLSTSAGLLSSQEEEQVSV, encoded by the exons ATGATCCTGTTTGTGTTACACACGATGGCGACTAGACTGCTCCtacttctctgtctgtctggacACGTATTTTCCAAAGAACCACCTG ATGTGGACTGTTGGGTGATTCATCTGGAACATGTCAACTGTTCCTGGAATAAACAAGGGACCCCAGACGTCAATTACACCTTCTACAGTTG GTTCCAGAGTGACAAAAAGAACTGCACCACCTATGTGTCCGAGAACAGCATGAACACTGGATGTATCCAACCCTACGACGAGCTGTTAACCAGAAGGTTCCTCACGTTTCACACACGACTGTCACACGGCAACAAGACATGCGAGAAGGAGCATCAACTGAAACAAAGAG TGCTGTTATATCCACCAATCAACCTGACTGTCAAGAATGGCTCGGACTATAACCTGTGGTTTTACTGGAACCAGACTGCTGCGCATTGTGCGGCGAGTGAAGTTCGCTTCAGGGTCAACGACAAGAATTGGGAG AATTCTCTGGTCAGTATTGGGACTCAGAAATACTGCATCAACTTGCCTTCCAGCAGTTCCAGGTATGAGCTGCAAGTGAAGAGCAGAGTGGGGAAAGACTGCGGAGAGTCTTCTAACTGGAGTAGCTGGAGTGAGCCTGCAGTCTGGGGATCCAACAACAGCATAG ACACCAATGCAGATGTGTCTACGTGGACTCCACTGCTTTATGTGGTCGCTGCTGTTGTTCTCATCCTGTTTGTCGTGATGTTGGTGCCCAATGAAAG GCTCCGAATCATCCCAATCCCTGTAATTCCAAAGCCATCCCTGGTCCTTTACGACATTGAG GATTGGCCTCAATTCTCCAAAGGCCTGAAGGGGAATTTGAGCTACAACGAGCACGCCTGTCCTGTCCGGGAGTACTGCCACGTCTCTGAGTCCGACAGCGACAGCTCTGATGGCTCCACCTGCTCCGTCACCACTGACCAAACCGATTGCTCCGTCTCCATCGCTGTGAACAATGCAGACGACCTTTCCACCTCCGCAggtcttctctcctctcaggaggaggagcaggtctCTGTGTAG
- the LOC118121975 gene encoding cytokine receptor common subunit gamma-like: protein MLILFLLHTMPTTLLLLLCLSGHVFSKEPPDVDCWVIHLEHVNCSWNKQGTPDVNYTFYSWFQSDKKNCTTYVSENSMNTGCIQPYDELLTRRFLTFHTRLSHGNKTFVKTHQLKQKVLLYPPINLTVKNGSDYNLWFYWNQTAAHCAASEVRFRVNDKNWENSLVSIGTQKYCINLPSSSSRYELQVKSRVGKDCGESSNWSSWSEPAVWGSNNSIDTNADVSVSTWTPLLYVVAAVVLILFVVMLVPNERLRIIPIPVVPKPVLVLCDIEDWPQFSKGLKGNLSYNEHACPVREYCHVSESDSDSSDGSTCSVTTDQTDCSVSIAVNNADDLSTSAGLLSSQEEEQVSV from the exons ATGCTGATCCTGTTTTTGTTACACACGATGCCGACTACACTGCTCCtacttctctgtctgtctggacACGTATTTTCCAAAGAACCACCTG ATGTGGACTGTTGGGTGATTCATCTGGAACATGTCAACTGTTCCTGGAATAAACAAGGGACCCCAGACGTCAATTACACCTTCTACAGTTG GTTCCAGAGTGACAAAAAGAACTGCACCACCTATGTGTCCGAGAACAGCATGAACACTGGATGTATCCAACCCTACGACGAGCTGTTAACCAGAAGGTTCCTCACGTTTCACACACGACTGTCACACGGCAACAAGACATTCGTGAAGACACATCAACTGAAACAAAAAG TGCTGTTATATCCACCAATCAACCTGACTGTCAAGAATGGCTCGGACTATAACCTGTGGTTTTACTGGAACCAGACTGCTGCGCATTGTGCGGCGAGTGAAGTTCGCTTCAGGGTCAACGACAAGAATTGGGAG AATTCTCTGGTCAGTATTGGGACTCAGAAATACTGCATCAACTTGCCTTCCAGCAGTTCCAGGTATGAGCTGCAAGTGAAGAGCAGAGTGGGGAAAGACTGCGGAGAGTCTTCTAACTGGAGTAGCTGGAGTGAGCCTGCAGTCTGGGGATCCAACAACAGCATAG ACACCAATgcagatgtgtctgtgtctacgTGGACTCCACTGCTTTATGTGGTCGCTGCTGTTGTTCTCATCCTGTTTGTCGTGATGTTGGTGCCCAATGAAAG GCTCCGAATCATCCCAATCCCTGTAGTTCCAAAGCCAGTACTGGTCCTTTGCGACATTGAG GATTGGCCTCAATTCTCCAAAGGCCTGAAGGGGAATTTGAGCTACAACGAGCACGCCTGTCCTGTCCGGGAGTACTGCCACGTCTCTGAGTCCGACAGCGACAGCTCTGATGGCTCCACCTGCTCCGTCACCACTGACCAAACCGATTGCTCCGTCTCCATCGCTGTGAACAATGCAGACGACCTTTCCACCTCCGCAggtcttctctcctctcaggaggaggagcaggtctCTGTGTAG